The proteins below are encoded in one region of Pseudonocardia sp. DSM 110487:
- a CDS encoding TetR/AcrR family transcriptional regulator: MPSDPHQRRAARHAQPAGDSATSPPRKKPITVDRIADAALRVVATEGYDALTIRRVAAVLDTGPSSLYAHIVNKDDIDDLLVGRLYSEVVLPEPDPATWRKQTLDVYAQIRDQYLKYPGVSRAALGTVPTNLDTLRVREGLLAILLAGGIEPQTAAWVLDALSLYVSAYALEQSLVQQRRKHPDQEWVLSREELLRRFAALPAEAFPQTRRYAAELTSGTGHDRFEFTLGLIMDNLTPPQPTASSPPDGCRTQGQCR; the protein is encoded by the coding sequence ATGCCCTCCGATCCCCACCAACGCCGAGCAGCGCGTCACGCCCAGCCTGCTGGGGACTCTGCGACGTCACCACCGCGCAAGAAGCCCATCACCGTCGACCGGATCGCCGACGCCGCCCTGCGCGTCGTGGCCACCGAGGGCTACGACGCGCTGACCATCCGTCGAGTCGCGGCAGTGCTCGACACCGGGCCGTCGTCGTTGTACGCGCACATCGTCAACAAGGACGACATCGACGATCTGCTCGTCGGCCGGCTCTACTCCGAGGTCGTGCTCCCCGAACCAGACCCGGCCACGTGGCGGAAGCAGACCCTCGACGTGTACGCGCAGATCCGCGACCAGTACCTGAAATACCCCGGGGTCTCCCGTGCCGCGCTGGGCACGGTCCCCACCAACCTCGACACGCTGCGGGTGCGCGAAGGGCTCTTGGCGATCCTGCTCGCCGGCGGAATCGAGCCGCAGACCGCCGCCTGGGTGCTCGACGCCCTGTCCCTCTACGTCAGCGCCTACGCCCTGGAGCAGTCGCTGGTCCAGCAGCGGCGGAAACACCCGGACCAGGAATGGGTCCTCAGCCGCGAGGAACTGCTACGCCGGTTCGCTGCGCTGCCGGCTGAGGCGTTTCCGCAGACCCGACGCTATGCCGCCGAGCTGACCTCCGGCACCGGACACGACCGGTTCGAGTTCACCCTCGGCTTGATCATGGACAACCTCACCCCGCCCCAGCCGACAGCTTCATCCCCGCCGGATGGGTGCCGCACCCAGGGGCAGTGCAGATAG
- a CDS encoding NAD(P)/FAD-dependent oxidoreductase, with the protein MRVSVVGAGLGGLCLAQGLRGAGIEADVYERDPAITARFQGYRLVLNPVGFEALRGCLPPRWHPLLDAIVGDAYGERLILDPQLNQIGELGSGRSGIVVDRHVLRHLLLTGLTVHTGAALTGYDVLADGKVEARFAHRDPATADVLVGADGVGSAVRAVLSPQTTPTDTGVRFVIGRTPLTERVAGLSRAFGSKIAGDGVSLLLGAMRFRTPPKEAAEELAPEVTLPDVGDYVRWAMILPPNGALSASTPQEAALSRMEGWHSDLQSLIEQSDPDNSTLLSIRVVAPRERWAPGSVTLLGDAIHATSPTGGNGANTALCDADLLRRCLIEAAEGRQYLLGAVGDYERQMFAYGAEAVRHSLDALPAFVPEPESA; encoded by the coding sequence ATGCGCGTTTCCGTTGTCGGAGCCGGTCTGGGAGGTCTGTGCCTGGCGCAGGGCCTGCGTGGCGCAGGGATCGAGGCCGACGTGTACGAGCGGGACCCGGCGATCACCGCGCGGTTCCAGGGCTACCGGCTCGTGCTGAACCCTGTGGGGTTCGAAGCGCTGCGCGGCTGTCTGCCGCCGCGCTGGCACCCACTGCTGGACGCGATCGTCGGTGACGCCTATGGCGAGCGGCTGATCCTGGACCCGCAGCTGAACCAGATCGGCGAGCTCGGCTCCGGCAGGAGCGGGATCGTGGTCGACCGGCACGTGCTCCGGCACCTCCTGCTGACCGGTCTCACTGTGCACACCGGGGCCGCGCTGACCGGCTATGACGTGCTGGCCGACGGCAAGGTCGAAGCCCGGTTCGCCCACCGCGACCCGGCCACCGCCGACGTGCTAGTCGGGGCGGACGGGGTCGGCTCCGCCGTCCGTGCGGTGCTGTCGCCACAGACCACCCCGACCGACACCGGCGTCCGGTTCGTCATCGGCCGCACACCGCTGACCGAGCGCGTTGCCGGACTGTCGCGGGCCTTCGGCTCGAAGATCGCCGGGGACGGGGTGAGCCTGCTGCTCGGAGCGATGCGTTTCCGCACCCCGCCGAAGGAGGCGGCCGAGGAACTGGCGCCCGAGGTGACCCTCCCCGATGTCGGTGACTACGTGCGCTGGGCCATGATCCTGCCGCCGAACGGCGCGCTCAGCGCTTCGACCCCGCAGGAGGCCGCGCTGTCCAGGATGGAGGGCTGGCATTCGGACCTGCAGTCGCTCATCGAGCAGTCCGACCCGGACAACAGCACCCTCCTATCCATCCGCGTGGTCGCGCCCCGTGAGCGCTGGGCGCCAGGTTCGGTCACGCTCCTCGGCGACGCGATCCACGCCACTTCCCCGACCGGCGGCAACGGCGCGAACACAGCCCTATGCGACGCCGACCTGCTGCGCCGCTGCCTGATCGAGGCCGCCGAGGGCCGCCAGTACCTCCTCGGCGCGGTCGGCGACTACGAGCGGCAGATGTTCGCCTACGGTGCCGAGGCCGTGCGCCACAGCCTCGACGCACTACCCGCCTTCGTCCCGGAACCGGAATCGGCCTGA
- a CDS encoding SDR family oxidoreductase yields the protein MGEYDGKHIVITGGSSGFGLTTAKLLADDGARVLITGRTEATLEAAQKQLGDNAIAVRSDAGSVTDIEALADRVKAEFGTVDALFVNAGINAFAPFEATTEELYDQVFAINAKGAYFTVQKLAPLLDEGAGVVLTTSVANVLGIPMISAYAASKAALRSMTRGLARELLPRKIRVNAVSPGPIDTGILDRSLPPEAAEQAKAQMTAENPMLRFGDPEEVAKAALFLAFDATYTTGAEIPVDGGGSQI from the coding sequence ATGGGCGAGTACGACGGCAAGCACATTGTGATCACCGGTGGCAGCAGCGGGTTCGGGCTGACCACGGCGAAGCTGCTGGCCGATGACGGTGCTCGCGTTCTGATCACCGGGCGCACCGAGGCCACGCTCGAGGCCGCCCAGAAACAACTCGGCGACAACGCCATCGCCGTTCGCAGCGACGCCGGCTCGGTTACCGACATCGAGGCGCTCGCCGACCGGGTGAAGGCGGAGTTCGGCACGGTCGATGCCCTGTTCGTCAACGCCGGGATCAACGCGTTCGCGCCGTTCGAGGCGACCACCGAAGAGCTGTACGACCAGGTCTTCGCGATCAACGCCAAGGGCGCCTACTTCACCGTGCAGAAGCTCGCGCCACTGCTCGACGAGGGCGCCGGGGTGGTGCTGACCACCTCCGTGGCGAACGTCCTCGGCATCCCCATGATCAGCGCGTATGCGGCCAGCAAGGCCGCGCTGCGCTCCATGACCCGCGGCCTGGCCCGCGAGCTGCTCCCGCGGAAGATTCGCGTCAACGCGGTCAGCCCAGGCCCGATCGACACCGGCATCCTGGACCGCTCCCTGCCCCCGGAGGCCGCCGAGCAGGCCAAGGCGCAGATGACCGCGGAGAACCCGATGCTGCGCTTCGGCGACCCCGAAGAGGTCGCCAAAGCAGCGCTGTTCCTGGCCTTCGACGCCACCTACACGACCGGCGCGGAGATCCCCGTCGACGGCGGCGGCTCTCAGATCTGA
- a CDS encoding DUF1772 domain-containing protein has product MTDSVSPAVPRTLVAGVATTAAFAVGCLLTQVATVPMWRRMDPEAFLRQFATTGPATGAVLAPIDIASMTLLGVATASAARRDAPARVPLAAATAAMAGTVLLFPAYFARANAAFLRPGFPTDAVPAGLAAWNRWNWVRTGLALAATVLSGAAVAASDRPRTWRQTPR; this is encoded by the coding sequence ATGACCGACAGTGTTTCCCCTGCCGTCCCGCGAACTCTCGTCGCCGGTGTGGCGACCACCGCGGCCTTCGCCGTCGGATGCCTGCTCACCCAGGTCGCGACCGTCCCGATGTGGCGTCGCATGGATCCCGAGGCGTTCCTCCGACAGTTCGCCACCACCGGCCCCGCCACCGGCGCCGTACTCGCCCCGATCGACATCGCCTCAATGACCCTGCTCGGCGTGGCGACCGCGTCGGCCGCCCGCCGTGACGCACCCGCCCGCGTACCGCTGGCGGCCGCCACCGCCGCCATGGCGGGAACCGTGCTGCTCTTCCCGGCATACTTCGCCCGCGCCAACGCCGCATTCCTCCGCCCCGGCTTCCCCACCGACGCCGTGCCCGCCGGGCTCGCCGCCTGGAACCGGTGGAACTGGGTACGGACCGGGCTGGCCCTGGCCGCGACCGTGCTCAGCGGGGCCGCGGTCGCCGCATCCGATCGCCCGCGTACATGGAGGCAGACCCCACGTTGA
- a CDS encoding MarR family winged helix-turn-helix transcriptional regulator: MSAPLPPESSIGYLVNHLARLLAQALRERIEPHGVVPGQFAQLLALYQADGLTQAELCARVQVEQPTMANTLARMERDGLITRTPDPADQRRALVRLTERARRLEPDLVAAARTVNTLATHGLTDDQITTFHTALHAAIANLEAARGRRDQPPRTMETAR, from the coding sequence ATGAGCGCACCGCTACCTCCCGAGTCCTCGATCGGGTACCTGGTCAACCACCTGGCACGGCTCCTCGCCCAGGCGCTGCGCGAGCGGATCGAACCCCACGGGGTGGTGCCCGGACAGTTCGCCCAGCTGCTGGCGCTCTACCAGGCCGACGGCCTGACCCAGGCCGAACTGTGCGCCCGCGTGCAGGTCGAGCAACCCACCATGGCCAACACCCTTGCCCGCATGGAACGGGACGGACTGATCACCCGCACCCCGGACCCGGCCGACCAGCGCCGCGCCCTGGTCCGGCTCACCGAGCGCGCCCGCCGGCTCGAACCCGACCTCGTCGCCGCCGCCCGAACCGTCAACACCCTGGCCACCCACGGGCTCACCGACGACCAGATCACCACCTTCCACACGGCGCTGCACGCGGCCATCGCCAACCTCGAGGCTGCGCGCGGCCGCCGCGACCAACCCCCACGAACCATGGAGACAGCACGATGA
- a CDS encoding DsbA family protein: MKLTYVFDAYCGWSHGFSTTLREITSRHPELPVEVVSGGLFTGPRRAPISTFGYVQGANARISELTGAEFDDRYERLIADGSFVMDSEAAARGMAALRRAAPDRVVELATALQRAFYVDGHSLSDADTYRELAEAGGLDADAVVAAFDAPQAHAEAEADFHRAAQLGVLAFPTLLAVDDDQVTVLAHGQATVDEIDQRLTALSSTRTS; encoded by the coding sequence ATGAAACTCACCTACGTCTTCGATGCCTACTGCGGCTGGTCACACGGCTTCTCCACCACGCTGCGCGAGATCACCTCCCGCCATCCCGAACTCCCGGTCGAAGTGGTCTCCGGCGGCCTGTTCACCGGACCACGCCGAGCACCGATCAGCACGTTCGGCTACGTCCAAGGCGCCAACGCCAGGATCAGCGAGCTCACCGGCGCCGAGTTCGACGACCGCTACGAGCGGCTGATCGCCGACGGCTCCTTCGTCATGGACTCCGAAGCCGCCGCCCGCGGCATGGCCGCGCTGCGCCGGGCCGCCCCCGACCGGGTCGTGGAACTGGCCACTGCTTTGCAGCGAGCCTTCTACGTCGACGGGCACAGCCTGTCCGACGCCGATACCTATCGGGAACTCGCCGAGGCGGGCGGGCTGGACGCCGACGCCGTGGTCGCCGCCTTCGACGCGCCGCAAGCGCACGCCGAGGCCGAGGCCGACTTCCACCGCGCCGCCCAGCTGGGCGTCCTCGCGTTCCCCACCCTCCTGGCCGTCGACGACGACCAGGTCACCGTGCTGGCACACGGCCAGGCCACCGTCGACGAGATCGACCAGCGACTCACCGCCCTGTCCAGCACCCGCACCTCCTGA
- a CDS encoding epoxide hydrolase family protein → MAAEPFEVSITEAEIADLRERLRRTRWPEPEPVDDWSQGLPLAYAQELCRSWAEDYDFGFAERLNVFPQYRDTFDGLGIHFLHVRSPEPDAFPLVLTHGWPGSVLEFLEVLGPLTDPRAHGGDPADAFHVVAPSLPGYGWSDKPSTTGWGINRIARTWDTLMVSLGYERYGAQGGDWGSAVSGALGEVAPERVAGVHLNLGSVAAGTFDDPTPAELANLEAEKEFQRTGRGYSGQQATRPQTLGYGLTDSPAGQAAWIAEKFWAWTDNNGHPEDALSRQKILDEISVYWFTASATSSARLYWESFSSFRDKVTAPSGLSVYPRDITRPSRREAELRFTDLRWFEELPRGGHFAALEQPESLVEQVRGFFRLFR, encoded by the coding sequence GTGGCCGCCGAGCCGTTTGAGGTCAGCATCACCGAAGCCGAGATCGCGGATCTGCGTGAACGGCTGCGACGGACGCGGTGGCCCGAGCCCGAGCCGGTGGACGACTGGTCGCAGGGGTTGCCGCTGGCTTATGCGCAGGAGCTCTGCCGCAGCTGGGCCGAGGACTACGACTTCGGGTTCGCCGAGCGGCTGAACGTCTTCCCGCAGTACCGCGACACATTCGACGGGCTGGGCATCCACTTCCTGCACGTCCGCTCACCGGAGCCGGATGCGTTCCCGCTGGTGCTCACGCACGGGTGGCCGGGCTCGGTGCTCGAGTTCCTGGAGGTCCTCGGCCCGCTGACCGACCCGCGCGCGCACGGCGGAGACCCGGCGGACGCGTTCCACGTGGTCGCGCCGTCGTTGCCCGGGTACGGCTGGAGTGACAAGCCGTCGACAACCGGGTGGGGCATCAATCGCATCGCGCGCACCTGGGACACGTTGATGGTTTCGCTGGGTTACGAGCGGTACGGCGCGCAGGGCGGCGACTGGGGTTCGGCGGTGTCCGGCGCGCTGGGCGAGGTGGCGCCCGAGCGGGTCGCCGGCGTGCACCTGAACCTGGGGTCAGTGGCGGCGGGCACCTTCGACGACCCGACGCCCGCCGAGCTGGCGAACCTCGAGGCCGAGAAGGAGTTCCAGCGCACCGGCCGGGGGTACTCGGGGCAGCAGGCGACGCGGCCGCAGACGCTCGGCTACGGCCTCACCGACTCCCCGGCGGGCCAGGCCGCCTGGATCGCCGAGAAGTTCTGGGCCTGGACGGACAACAACGGCCACCCCGAGGACGCGTTGTCGCGGCAGAAGATCCTCGACGAGATCTCGGTCTACTGGTTCACCGCGTCGGCCACGTCGTCGGCGCGCCTGTACTGGGAGAGCTTCAGCAGCTTCCGGGACAAGGTCACCGCGCCGTCCGGGCTGTCGGTCTACCCGCGCGATATCACCCGCCCCTCGCGGCGGGAGGCCGAGCTGCGGTTCACCGACCTGCGCTGGTTCGAGGAGCTGCCGCGAGGTGGCCATTTCGCCGCGCTGGAGCAGCCGGAGTCGCTGGTCGAGCAGGTGCGCGGGTTCTTCCGCCTCTTCCGCTGA
- a CDS encoding LysR family transcriptional regulator: MPDVASAGADLDLRLVRYFTVVAEQLNFGRAATLLHVAQPSLSRQIQRLEDQLGVRLLERTPQGSRLTEAGQAFLPEARALLHTARHAIGTARAAAPLPAIIIGYVDDLVITPAVRALRRSHPGADVRTRHLDGNDATALAEHRVDAIIARMPLPYPTDRLRVTVLYEEPRVLVVPIDHRLAGKESVRLSDIAADAVVGCGATTTAWREFWRLEPRPDGSPAPVGPLPVESYEDKLELVADGQAIAVLPAGDRRVSLRDDLTTVPLEGVDPTRVVVVTRADDHHPLVTAFRECARTNLVPAQPEF, encoded by the coding sequence GTGCCCGACGTTGCTTCCGCCGGCGCGGACCTCGACCTGCGGCTGGTGCGCTACTTCACCGTCGTCGCCGAGCAGCTGAACTTCGGCCGGGCGGCCACACTGCTGCACGTCGCGCAACCCTCGCTCAGCCGCCAGATCCAGCGCCTGGAGGACCAGCTGGGGGTCCGTCTGCTCGAGCGCACCCCGCAGGGGAGCCGACTCACCGAGGCCGGGCAGGCGTTCCTCCCCGAGGCGCGGGCGCTGCTGCACACCGCCCGGCACGCCATCGGCACGGCGCGGGCCGCTGCGCCGCTGCCCGCGATCATCATCGGGTACGTCGACGACCTGGTCATCACCCCGGCGGTGCGCGCGTTGCGGCGCAGTCACCCCGGCGCCGACGTCCGCACCCGACACCTGGACGGGAACGACGCCACCGCACTGGCCGAGCACCGCGTGGATGCGATCATCGCCCGGATGCCGCTCCCGTATCCGACGGACCGCCTCCGCGTGACGGTCCTCTACGAGGAACCGCGGGTGCTGGTCGTGCCCATCGACCATCGACTCGCGGGCAAGGAGTCGGTCCGGCTGAGCGACATCGCCGCCGACGCGGTGGTCGGGTGCGGTGCCACGACCACCGCGTGGCGCGAGTTCTGGCGCCTCGAACCACGGCCCGACGGCAGCCCGGCCCCGGTCGGGCCCCTTCCGGTCGAGAGCTATGAGGACAAGCTCGAACTCGTCGCCGATGGTCAGGCCATCGCCGTCCTGCCCGCCGGGGACCGGCGAGTGAGCCTGCGCGACGACCTCACCACCGTCCCCCTCGAGGGGGTCGATCCCACGCGGGTCGTGGTCGTCACGCGAGCCGACGATCACCATCCCCTCGTCACGGCCTTCCGCGAGTGCGCCCGCACCAACCTCGTCCCTGCCCAGCCGGAGTTCTGA
- a CDS encoding helix-turn-helix domain-containing protein has product MVRHDGGVPGESSYIERAPRPALAAYASSVWIQQVGDRPVAQRHVPHGGAEVRCVLGEAPRLLGPLTTATYREIPAGGTVVGVRLRPGVLGGLVGMPAEELVDQDVVGTDLWPDLARLTDVLGGAVTPRVALGQLQSFVARSAGEPDALVDEAVRNLMPWQGGGTAALPALLSISERQLRRRCRAAVGVGPKELHRILRFQGFLARVQASVAEQGAAAVELARWSAEVGYHDQAHLSRECRRLVGATPGEVLAQYGAACSCGHDHAASYVPMLGGRDGRFGQERRPIPA; this is encoded by the coding sequence ATGGTTCGGCACGATGGTGGGGTGCCAGGGGAGTCGTCCTACATTGAGCGCGCGCCGAGGCCTGCACTCGCCGCGTACGCATCGTCGGTGTGGATCCAGCAGGTGGGCGACCGGCCCGTGGCGCAGCGGCATGTGCCACACGGCGGCGCCGAGGTGCGATGTGTGCTTGGTGAGGCGCCCCGGCTGCTCGGCCCCCTGACCACGGCGACGTACCGGGAGATCCCGGCGGGAGGCACCGTTGTCGGGGTGCGGCTACGTCCGGGGGTGCTCGGCGGTCTCGTCGGGATGCCGGCCGAGGAGCTCGTCGACCAGGACGTTGTGGGCACCGACCTCTGGCCTGACCTGGCCCGTCTGACGGACGTCCTCGGGGGCGCCGTGACACCGCGGGTCGCGCTCGGTCAGCTCCAGTCGTTCGTCGCGCGGTCTGCCGGCGAACCGGACGCGTTGGTGGACGAGGCCGTCCGGAATCTCATGCCTTGGCAGGGCGGCGGGACGGCCGCTCTGCCCGCGCTGCTGTCGATCTCCGAACGTCAGCTGCGGCGCCGATGCCGGGCCGCGGTCGGCGTCGGGCCGAAGGAGCTGCACCGCATTCTGCGGTTCCAGGGCTTCCTCGCCCGCGTTCAGGCCTCGGTCGCCGAGCAGGGCGCCGCGGCCGTCGAGCTCGCACGGTGGTCCGCCGAGGTCGGCTACCACGATCAGGCCCACCTCAGCCGCGAGTGTCGTCGGCTCGTGGGCGCGACGCCCGGCGAGGTCCTCGCGCAGTACGGCGCTGCGTGCTCCTGCGGGCACGACCACGCCGCGTCCTACGTCCCGATGCTCGGGGGCCGGGATGGCCGTTTCGGACAAGAGCGGCGACCGATCCCGGCCTAG
- a CDS encoding MarR family winged helix-turn-helix transcriptional regulator: MDGRPGFEVGPLSSAIFRVARLHKSLAARLLRESGLHPGQELVLMTLWRDGPQRQVDLVRTLDSDAPTMARSIARLEKSGLVQRTPSPTDGRALIVEATEASLPLRARVEQAWSALERLTTAALSPRRAAETLSLLAELEAGLQVAADQAQ, translated from the coding sequence ATGGACGGACGCCCCGGCTTCGAGGTCGGCCCGCTGAGCTCGGCGATCTTCCGGGTCGCCCGGCTGCACAAGTCGCTCGCGGCACGCCTGCTGCGGGAGAGCGGTCTGCACCCAGGCCAGGAGCTGGTCCTGATGACGCTGTGGCGAGACGGCCCGCAGCGACAGGTCGATCTCGTCCGCACGCTGGACTCCGACGCCCCCACGATGGCCCGCAGCATCGCTCGGCTGGAGAAGTCGGGCCTGGTCCAGCGCACACCCTCGCCTACCGACGGGCGCGCGTTGATCGTGGAGGCGACCGAGGCCAGCCTGCCGCTGCGCGCGCGAGTGGAGCAGGCATGGTCCGCCCTCGAGCGACTCACCACCGCCGCGCTGTCGCCGCGGCGCGCCGCCGAGACGCTGTCGCTGCTCGCAGAGCTCGAAGCCGGCCTGCAGGTCGCCGCCGACCAGGCCCAGTAG
- a CDS encoding MarR family winged helix-turn-helix transcriptional regulator: protein MTEARWLDEHEQRAWRSLMSMQDGLSEFIDRQLRNRCGLSTADYQVLAHLSEAPDGRLRPFELGGLLRWEKSRLSQHLGRMEKRGLVTRERCLTDQRGAVIAITLQGSELIKAAAPQHVADVRNALIDHVTAAELQTLATIGDKVCERLAVLDSDTRRR, encoded by the coding sequence GTGACTGAGGCGCGGTGGCTGGACGAACACGAACAGCGGGCCTGGCGCAGCCTGATGTCGATGCAGGACGGCCTGTCGGAGTTCATCGACCGGCAGCTGCGTAACCGGTGTGGGCTTTCCACCGCCGACTACCAGGTCCTGGCTCATCTGTCGGAGGCGCCGGACGGCCGGCTGAGGCCGTTCGAGCTCGGCGGTCTGCTGCGCTGGGAGAAGAGCCGCCTGTCTCAGCACCTGGGCCGGATGGAGAAGCGCGGCCTGGTGACACGCGAGCGGTGCCTCACCGACCAGCGGGGAGCAGTCATTGCAATCACCCTCCAGGGCAGCGAGCTGATCAAGGCCGCCGCCCCGCAACACGTCGCCGACGTCCGCAACGCGCTCATCGACCACGTCACCGCAGCAGAGCTCCAGACGCTCGCCACCATCGGCGACAAAGTGTGCGAACGGCTCGCGGTGCTGGACTCGGACACCCGCCGCCGTTGA
- a CDS encoding alkene reductase, whose translation MSQHPTVQIRRTAFESVQLGSLRLRNRIAMAPMTRSRSFDTHATSDMATYYSQRAGAGLIVTEGIQPSPTGQGYPSTPGLHSASQIDTWRAVTDAVHARGGTIVAQLMHTGRIGHPSTTAAVGHDTVVPVGPSPVRAAGQIFTPSGLQDHVVPRELTEDEILATVAEFADAARNAVAAGFDGVEIHGANGYLLHQFLATNANRRTDRWGGRPENRIRLTVEVARAVADAIGADRTGLRISPNNGLGDTHEPDYATTYPLLVSELNDLGLAYLHLVEAGDSRLTPVLRSTWDGALILNAATPDPLDHPRRLDLVDAGAADVVSFGRLFIANPDLVTRLADSAELALPDMSRAYGGDHRGYTDYPALTDAVAVA comes from the coding sequence ATGTCCCAGCACCCCACCGTCCAGATCCGCCGCACGGCCTTCGAGTCCGTCCAGCTCGGCAGCCTGCGGCTGCGCAACCGGATCGCGATGGCGCCGATGACGCGCAGCCGGTCCTTCGACACCCACGCCACGTCCGACATGGCGACCTACTACTCCCAGCGCGCCGGCGCCGGGCTGATCGTCACCGAAGGGATCCAGCCCAGCCCGACCGGCCAGGGCTACCCGTCGACGCCCGGCCTCCACTCCGCGAGCCAGATCGATACCTGGCGGGCGGTCACCGATGCGGTGCACGCCCGCGGCGGGACGATCGTCGCGCAGCTCATGCACACCGGTCGGATCGGCCACCCGAGCACGACCGCCGCCGTCGGACACGACACCGTCGTCCCCGTCGGACCGTCCCCGGTCCGCGCCGCCGGACAGATCTTCACACCCTCGGGCCTCCAGGACCACGTCGTCCCGCGGGAGCTGACCGAGGACGAGATCCTCGCCACCGTCGCCGAGTTCGCCGATGCTGCCCGCAACGCCGTTGCCGCAGGCTTCGACGGCGTCGAGATCCACGGCGCCAACGGCTACCTGCTGCACCAGTTCCTCGCGACCAACGCCAACCGTCGCACCGACCGGTGGGGCGGACGCCCCGAGAACCGCATCCGGCTGACCGTCGAGGTCGCGCGCGCCGTCGCCGACGCCATCGGCGCCGATCGCACCGGCCTGCGGATTTCGCCGAACAACGGACTCGGCGACACCCACGAGCCGGACTACGCCACGACGTACCCGCTGCTGGTCTCGGAGCTCAACGACCTCGGCCTCGCCTACCTGCACCTCGTCGAGGCAGGTGACTCGAGACTCACGCCGGTCCTCAGGTCCACGTGGGACGGCGCCCTCATCCTGAACGCCGCCACACCGGACCCGCTCGACCACCCGCGCCGCCTCGATCTGGTCGATGCCGGAGCCGCCGACGTCGTCTCCTTCGGCCGGCTCTTCATCGCCAACCCCGATCTGGTCACGCGCCTCGCCGACAGCGCCGAGCTCGCATTGCCCGACATGTCCCGGGCGTACGGCGGCGACCACCGCGGCTACACCGATTACCCCGCCCTCACGGACGCCGTCGCGGTGGCCTGA